One window from the genome of Cryptomeria japonica chromosome 6, Sugi_1.0, whole genome shotgun sequence encodes:
- the LOC131048634 gene encoding uncharacterized protein LOC131048634 isoform X2, whose amino-acid sequence MQHEADVHRLFLATSYNHFIKTACEKEPEEICDLASRISFQDQQKQVQEYIHVQIQAICQAMDDMLIWDEQMEKPKTASTPMKQNARRSGLSFAVGATANRTYPDMTAVAATRSMKNVELSSALKERIGYTLELKPSQVCHEKGGQGLYLSGKAGIGAVVSFYPGVIYSPSNYRYIPGYPRVDAGNPYLISRYDGIVIDAQPWGTGGETREFWNGIFDRSTTEFSRSSQRNKADVLWQTLSKPKQNMSLTKGAVVERRNPLALGHFANHPDKGMQPNVMICPYNFPLSDTRMRTYIPNLLFGSEEEVIMERYGSFWLKSTSADDINVSVPPAIRTLVLVATRPICDEEIFLNYRLSNPKRRPDWYHPVDEEEDRRRWS is encoded by the exons ATGCAACATGAAGCTGATGTGCATCGACTTTTCCTTGCTACAAG CTATAATCATTTCATCAAGACTGCCTGTGAAAAAGAGCCAGAGGAGATATGCGATCTTGCAAGCAGAATCTCATTTCAAGATCAACAGAAGCAAGTGCAAGAATATATACATGTTCAAATTCAGGCCATCTGCCAAGCTATGGATGATATGTTGATTTGGGATGAGCAAATGGAAAAACCAAAAACTGCCAGCACACCGATGAAACAGAATGCTCGTCGCAGCGGCCTTAGTTTTGCAGTAGGTGCAACTGCAAACAGGACATATCCAGATATGACTG CTGTTGCTGCTACTAGGTCTATGAAAAATGTGGAATTGTCTAGTGCTTTGAAGGAGCGCATTGGATACACTCTTGAGTTGAAACCATCACAAGTATGCCATGAGAAAGGAGGCCAAGGGCTATATTTGAGCGGAAAAGCTGGGATTGGAGCTGTTGTCTCATTTTACCCTGGTGTGATATATTCCCCATCTAATTACCGCTACATCCCAGGATACCCACGAGTTGATGCTGGAAATCCCTATTTGATTTCAAGGTATGATGGAATAGTTATAGATGCCCAACCTTGGGGAACAGGAGGTGAAACCCGTGAATTCTGGAATGGCATTTTTGATAGGAGCACAACAGAATTCTCTAGGAGTAGTCAAAGAAATAAGGCAGATGTTTTGTGGCAAACACTAAGCAAGCCAAAGCAGAACATGTCGCTAACAAAAGGTGCTGTTGTGGAGAGAAGAAACCCCCTTGCTTtaggacattttgctaatcatccaGATAAGGGAATGCAACCAAATGTGATGATTTGTCCATATAATTTTCCTTTATCAGACACAAGAATGAGAACCTACATTCCTAATTTACTGTTTGGCAGTGAAGAGGAAGTGATAATGGAAAGATATGGTTCGTTCTGGTTAAAATCGACATCTGCAGATGATATTAATGTGTCGGTTCCTCCAGCAATACGTACACTTGTCCTTGTGGCAACAAGGCCAatatgtgatgaagaaatatttttaaattatagaTTGAGTAACCCTAAAAGGAGGCCTGATTGGTATCATCCAGTTGATGAGGAAGAAGATCGACGGAGATGGAGTTGA
- the LOC131048634 gene encoding uncharacterized protein LOC131048634 isoform X1 has product MAGLRLLDKLRKLWETFPSKAVLSKTDRRQMQHEADVHRLFLATSYNHFIKTACEKEPEEICDLASRISFQDQQKQVQEYIHVQIQAICQAMDDMLIWDEQMEKPKTASTPMKQNARRSGLSFAVGATANRTYPDMTAVAATRSMKNVELSSALKERIGYTLELKPSQVCHEKGGQGLYLSGKAGIGAVVSFYPGVIYSPSNYRYIPGYPRVDAGNPYLISRYDGIVIDAQPWGTGGETREFWNGIFDRSTTEFSRSSQRNKADVLWQTLSKPKQNMSLTKGAVVERRNPLALGHFANHPDKGMQPNVMICPYNFPLSDTRMRTYIPNLLFGSEEEVIMERYGSFWLKSTSADDINVSVPPAIRTLVLVATRPICDEEIFLNYRLSNPKRRPDWYHPVDEEEDRRRWS; this is encoded by the exons ATGGCAGGTCTACGTCTACTTGACAAACTGCGAAAG CTCTGGGAAACTTTCCCCTCCAAAGCTGTGTTGAGTAAAACAGATCGGAGGCAAATGCAACATGAAGCTGATGTGCATCGACTTTTCCTTGCTACAAG CTATAATCATTTCATCAAGACTGCCTGTGAAAAAGAGCCAGAGGAGATATGCGATCTTGCAAGCAGAATCTCATTTCAAGATCAACAGAAGCAAGTGCAAGAATATATACATGTTCAAATTCAGGCCATCTGCCAAGCTATGGATGATATGTTGATTTGGGATGAGCAAATGGAAAAACCAAAAACTGCCAGCACACCGATGAAACAGAATGCTCGTCGCAGCGGCCTTAGTTTTGCAGTAGGTGCAACTGCAAACAGGACATATCCAGATATGACTG CTGTTGCTGCTACTAGGTCTATGAAAAATGTGGAATTGTCTAGTGCTTTGAAGGAGCGCATTGGATACACTCTTGAGTTGAAACCATCACAAGTATGCCATGAGAAAGGAGGCCAAGGGCTATATTTGAGCGGAAAAGCTGGGATTGGAGCTGTTGTCTCATTTTACCCTGGTGTGATATATTCCCCATCTAATTACCGCTACATCCCAGGATACCCACGAGTTGATGCTGGAAATCCCTATTTGATTTCAAGGTATGATGGAATAGTTATAGATGCCCAACCTTGGGGAACAGGAGGTGAAACCCGTGAATTCTGGAATGGCATTTTTGATAGGAGCACAACAGAATTCTCTAGGAGTAGTCAAAGAAATAAGGCAGATGTTTTGTGGCAAACACTAAGCAAGCCAAAGCAGAACATGTCGCTAACAAAAGGTGCTGTTGTGGAGAGAAGAAACCCCCTTGCTTtaggacattttgctaatcatccaGATAAGGGAATGCAACCAAATGTGATGATTTGTCCATATAATTTTCCTTTATCAGACACAAGAATGAGAACCTACATTCCTAATTTACTGTTTGGCAGTGAAGAGGAAGTGATAATGGAAAGATATGGTTCGTTCTGGTTAAAATCGACATCTGCAGATGATATTAATGTGTCGGTTCCTCCAGCAATACGTACACTTGTCCTTGTGGCAACAAGGCCAatatgtgatgaagaaatatttttaaattatagaTTGAGTAACCCTAAAAGGAGGCCTGATTGGTATCATCCAGTTGATGAGGAAGAAGATCGACGGAGATGGAGTTGA